A single genomic interval of Halopelagius inordinatus harbors:
- a CDS encoding VOC family protein encodes MTDDDAPPVTAELPDSPVHTTGTDHVTIWGSNEEDTLAFYRDLLGMPLVLRQPNLDDPSQTHLFFDTGDGRIITFFVGDRPSNPHGQRGAVGAVHHLCFSVDPERYEDVMRALEEDGRNYNVFDRGVFHSIYTQDNNGLVIELSTDKYDIPDDRRAEVLATTQRIREEDGADYAKDEHLAAALEELGLDATPYDLPDASSGVGGVE; translated from the coding sequence ATGACCGACGACGACGCGCCGCCGGTGACCGCGGAGTTACCAGACAGCCCGGTTCACACGACCGGAACGGACCACGTCACCATCTGGGGGAGCAACGAGGAGGACACGCTCGCGTTCTATCGGGACCTGCTCGGGATGCCGTTGGTCCTCCGGCAACCGAACCTCGACGACCCCTCTCAGACGCACCTGTTTTTCGACACCGGCGACGGCCGCATCATCACCTTCTTCGTCGGCGACCGACCGTCGAACCCCCACGGCCAACGCGGCGCCGTCGGTGCCGTCCACCACCTCTGTTTCAGCGTCGACCCCGAACGCTACGAGGACGTGATGCGGGCACTGGAGGAGGACGGCCGCAACTACAACGTCTTCGACCGGGGCGTGTTCCACTCCATCTACACGCAGGACAACAACGGCCTCGTCATCGAACTTTCGACCGACAAGTACGACATCCCCGACGACAGACGCGCGGAGGTGCTCGCGACCACGCAGCGAATCCGCGAGGAGGACGGCGCGGACTACGCGAAGGACGAACATCTCGCGGCCGCCCTCGAAGAACTCGGCTTGGACGCGACGCCGTACGACCTGCCGGACGCCTCCTCCGGCGTCGGCGGCGTCGAGTGA